In Mixophyes fleayi isolate aMixFle1 chromosome 11, aMixFle1.hap1, whole genome shotgun sequence, one DNA window encodes the following:
- the LOC142107582 gene encoding branched-chain-amino-acid aminotransferase, cytosolic-like, whose amino-acid sequence MAALSWVKVLSRQLVSAQRSLPVVTWRAASTTFKASDLQIELNKQPKEKPDVGQLVFGKTFTDHMLTIEWTSEKGWAKPHIKPFQNLSLHPATSALHYSVELFEGMKAYRGEDNQVRLFRPTLNMERMHRTALRACLPSFDKAELLECLRRLIDIDRDWVPKSTSASLYIRPTFIGTEPSLGVTKSNHALLFIIVGPVGPYFAVGGFSPVSLLADPKYVRAWTGGVGNYKLGGNYGPTIFVQHEATQVGCQQVLWLYGDDHQVTEAGTMNFFMYWINEQGEKELLTPPLSGLILPGVTRQSLLDLARQWGEFKVSERSVTMADVIKGLQENRVKEIFGAGTACVVSPVNRIFYNGENYHIPTMENGPDMSKRFLKELTDIQYGRTPSDWMHLV is encoded by the exons ATGGCAGCCTTATCCTGGGTGAAG GTTTTGAGTAGACAGCTGGTATCGGCTCAGCGCAGTTTGCCCGTTGTCACATGGAGAGCTGCGAGCACTACATTTAAG GCCTCAGACCTGCAAATAGAATTGAACAAGCAACCCAAGGAGAAGCCTGATGTGGGACAATTAGTATTTGGAAAAACGTTTACAGACCACATGCTGACAATAGAATGGACGAGTGAGAAAGGCTGGGCTAAACCCCACATTAAGCCCTTCCAGAACCTTTCCCTTCACCCTGCCACCTCTGCATTACACTACTCAGTTGAG CTCTTTGAGGGTATGAAAGCCTACAGAGGGGAAGATAATCAAGTTCGCCTTTTCCGACCTACATTGAACATGGAGAGAATGCACCGGACAGCCCTGAGAGCTTGTCTACCT TCCTTTGACAAGGCAGAGCTTCTGGAGTGTCTAAGGAGACTAATTGACATTGACCGAGATTGGGTACCAAAATCTACTTCCGCCAGTCTCTATATCCGGCCAACCTTTATCGGCACAGAG CCGTCTCTTGGAGTCACAAAGTCCAACCATGCCTTATTGTTCATCATCGTTGGTCCGGTGGGACCATACTTTGCAGTAGGAGGATTTAGTCCAGTTTCACTTTTGGCTGATCCAAAATACGTGCGTGCCTGGACAGGGGGTGTAGGGAACTACAAGCTGGGTGG AAACTATGGTCCCACTATATTTGTGCAGCATGAAGCAACACAGGTAGGATGTCAGCAGgtactgtggctgtatggagatgACCATCAAGTGACTGAAGCTGGTACCATGAACTTCTTCATGTACTGGATCAATGAGCAAGGAG AGAAAGAGCTTCTCACCCCTCCATTAAGTGGTTTAATCCTCCCTGGAGTGACGAGACAAAGCTTGCTGGACCTGGCACGACAGTGG GGGGAATTCAAGGTCTCGGAGCGCTCGGTTACCATGGCAGATGTGATTAAAGGGCTGCAAGAAAACCGTGTGAAAGAGATATTTGGAGCAGGAACAGCCTGTGTGGTTTCTCCAGTAAACCGGATATTTTATAATGGAGAA aattaccACATACCTACCATGGAAAATGGCCCTGATATGTCAAAACGGTTTTTGAAAGAGCTTACAGACATTCAG